Genomic segment of Candidatus Aegiribacteria sp.:
TGACAGCGAGCATAGTACTATATTCAGATGCCTGCATCTGGAACCGCGTCCCGTGAGGGGAATCACGCTGACCGCGAGCGGGGGATCCGCGAGGAGCATTCCTGTTGATAGATTGCACGATGCAGGTCCAGACGAAATCCTTGATCATCCAACGTGGGATATGGGAGCCAGGATAACTGTTGATTCCGCGACCATGGTGAATAAAGCCTTCGAAGTCATCGAAGCCGGATGGCTTTTCGGCGGTATACCCGTAGATGTAGTGGTACATCCTCAGAGCATAATCCACTCTTTCGTAAGACTTGAAGATGGCTGTTGGAAAGCTCTTCTGGGAAATCCGGATATGAAAATACCCATACAGTACGCCCTGCAGTTCCCTGACCGTGAGCTTGAAGCCATATCAGATGACGAACCCCTTTCCTGGGGCAGCCTTGAGTTCAGTGAACTTGACAGGAGAAGGTATCCTGCCTTCGATATCGTTATGCGGGCCGGGCTTGATGGAAAGACCTGGCCTGCGGCCGCTAACGCGGCTGATGAAGTAGCTGTTGAGGCCTTCCTTGAGCGGAAGATAAGATTTGGAGATATTGCCGTGGTTATTGAGGAAGTACTTGCCGGACATGATGTTTTTGAAGTAAGTGACGTTGAAACGGTTATGGCAGCAGACAGGGAAGCGCGCCTTGACGCGGAGAGGATTGTGAAAAGATTATGCTGAGTATTATGGCGATAGTCTTCGGGCTCGGTGTAATAGTGTTATTCCACGAGATGGGACATCTGCTCATGGCCAAGGCAGTTGGTATGGATGTTCCTCGATTTTCAATAGGTTTTCCTCCCCATATTTTCAAAAGGAAATTAGGTAGAACCGAATACTGTATCGGACTGATACCACTTGGAGGATACTGCAAGGTGAACCTTGGCACCACGGGCGAACCGGTGGAAGAAGTATCATGGTTCAAACGGGTGCTTGTGGCGCTGGCCGGTCCCTTCGCGAACCTGGTACTCACCGCTCTGATACTAATCACCATATTCGGCATCGTAGGCTGGGATATGGAT
This window contains:
- the dxr gene encoding 1-deoxy-D-xylulose-5-phosphate reductoisomerase; its protein translation is MIRKVAVLGSTGSIGTQALEIVHSRPELELHSILCNRNLDLLLKQKERYRPSVTAIASPRGGFPEGVVTGQDILEKAVDGADIVLNAIVGSAGLQASLICSERGITLALANKESLVIGGELLRDYISSGGIVPVDSEHSTIFRCLHLEPRPVRGITLTASGGSARSIPVDRLHDAGPDEILDHPTWDMGARITVDSATMVNKAFEVIEAGWLFGGIPVDVVVHPQSIIHSFVRLEDGCWKALLGNPDMKIPIQYALQFPDRELEAISDDEPLSWGSLEFSELDRRRYPAFDIVMRAGLDGKTWPAAANAADEVAVEAFLERKIRFGDIAVVIEEVLAGHDVFEVSDVETVMAADREARLDAERIVKRLC